One genomic window of Hemitrygon akajei chromosome 1, sHemAka1.3, whole genome shotgun sequence includes the following:
- the LOC140732473 gene encoding high affinity cGMP-specific 3',5'-cyclic phosphodiesterase 9A-like isoform X5 — translation MGSALSAALPKVIHLEVDGRIQKVIFSRLSSLSDVRDLLCAAAGLLRGGTLSLFDHKGSSVTIDPEMPANPKRSLRVDEIESEIRNKLAVLERRVEVESGRRAEIAKCQGEIERLREELAKRSLWICDSPCPPSSRRLIPRPDVPSYPKYTLSPETIEALKKPTFDIWQWAPNEMLSCIEYMFHSLGLVNQFNINAITLKRWLLSVQENYRENPFHNFRHSFCVTQTMHGMIQLCELQARLKPIEILILMTSAVCHDLDHPGLNNTYHVNAQTDLARRYGNHSPLEQHHCTVAFQILSEPNCDIFAGTESGVSEEIRKGMTELILATDMARHGDIMDAFAQCLDVFDDQNQEHVRLLEQVLIKCCDTSNEVRPTQVSEPWLDCLLQEYFMQGDREKSEGLPVSPFMDRDRVWKSHTQSAFITSTLMPMFESLTKLFPQLEEVMLQPLRLARDRYQQLGEGEMARLEVPSKPTVASVSI, via the exons ATGGGATCTGCCCTTTCCGCAGCCCTGCCCAAAGTCATTCACCTGGAGGTGGATGGAAGGATTCAAAAG GTGATCTTCAGCCGcttatccagtctgtccgacgtCCGGGACCTCTTGTGTGCCGCTGCTGGGCTTCTCAG AGGGGGCACGCTGTCCTTGTTTGACCACAAGGGGTCGTCGGTGACCATTGATCCTGAGATGCCAGCCAATCCCAAGAG GTCCCTGAGGGTGGACGAAATCGAGAGCGAGATTCGGAATAAGCTGGCTGTCTTGGAGAGACGGGTGGAGG TGGAGAGCGGGAGGAGAGCCGAGATCGCCAAGTGTCAGGGGGAGATCGAGAGGCTGCGGGAAGAGCTTGCCAAGAG atccctctGGATTTGTGACTCCCCGTGTCCCCCTTCCAGCAGGAGGCTCATCCCTCGCCCTGATGTTCCCTCATATCCCAAG TACACCCTCTCTCCAGAGACCATCGAGGCACTGAAGAAGCCAACCTTCGACATCTGGCAGTGGGCTCCCAACGAG atgctgagttGTATCGAGTACATGTTCCACAGTCTGGGCCTGGTCAACCAGTTTAATATCAATGCCATCACTCTGAAGCGATGGCTA CTGAGCGTCCAGGAGAACTACAGGGAGAATCCgttccacaacttccgccactcCTTCTGCGTCACCCAGACGATGCATGGCATGATCCAACTGTGTGAGCTGCAG GCCCGGCTGAAACCCATCGAGATCTTGATCCTGATGACCTCCGCTGTCTGCCACGACCTGGATCACCCCGGGCTCAACAACAC ATACCATGTCAATGCTCAGACCGATCTGGCACGTCGCTACGGCAACCACTCCCCCCTGGAACAGCACCACTGCACCGTGGCCTTCCAGATACTCTCAGAGCCCAACTGTGACATCTTCGCTGGGACAGAGTCGGGAGTCTCGGAGGAGATCCGGAAG GGGATGACGGAGCTGATCTTGGCCACAGACATGGCGAGGCACGGGGACATCATGGATGCGTTTGCACAATGCCTCGACGTGTTCGACGACCAGAACCAGGAACACGTCCGACTG CTGGAACAAGTACTGATCAAATGCTGTGACACCTCCAACGAGGTGCGGCCCACCCAGGTCTCTGAGCCCTGGCTCGACTGTTTGTTACAGGAGTACTTCATGCAG GGAGACCGGGAGAAGTCGGAGGGTTTACCAGTGTCGCCCTTCATGGACCGGGACCGGGTGTGGAAATCTCACACACAGAGCgcattcatcacttccaccctcATGCCCATGTTCGAGTCCTTGACCAAG CTCTTCCCCCAGCTGGAGGAGGTGATGCTGCAACCCCTCAGGCTGGCGAGGGATCGTTACCAGCAGCTCGGAGAGGGGGAGATGGCGAGACTGGAGGTGCCCTCGAAGCCCACCGTGGCATCAGTCTCCATCTGA
- the LOC140732473 gene encoding high affinity cGMP-specific 3',5'-cyclic phosphodiesterase 9A-like isoform X4: MGSALSAALPKVIHLEVDGRIQKVIFSRLSSLSDVRDLLCAAAGLLRGGTLSLFDHKGSSVTIDPEMPANPKSSPYKVVVTSSGPSDREVLLQKFCTDVTVQLSRKFPLYPLSSLPPSLPLCRSLRVDEIESEIRNKLAVLERRVEVESGRRAEIAKCQGEIERLREELAKRSLWICDSPCPPSSRRLIPRPDVPSYPKYTLSPETIEALKKPTFDIWQWAPNEMLSCIEYMFHSLGLVNQFNINAITLKRWLLSVQENYRENPFHNFRHSFCVTQTMHGMIQLCELQARLKPIEILILMTSAVCHDLDHPGLNNTYHVNAQTDLARRYGNHSPLEQHHCTVAFQILSEPNCDIFAGTESGVSEEIRKGMTELILATDMARHGDIMDAFAQCLDVFDDQNQEHVRLGDREKSEGLPVSPFMDRDRVWKSHTQSAFITSTLMPMFESLTKLFPQLEEVMLQPLRLARDRYQQLGEGEMARLEVPSKPTVASVSI; the protein is encoded by the exons ATGGGATCTGCCCTTTCCGCAGCCCTGCCCAAAGTCATTCACCTGGAGGTGGATGGAAGGATTCAAAAG GTGATCTTCAGCCGcttatccagtctgtccgacgtCCGGGACCTCTTGTGTGCCGCTGCTGGGCTTCTCAG AGGGGGCACGCTGTCCTTGTTTGACCACAAGGGGTCGTCGGTGACCATTGATCCTGAGATGCCAGCCAATCCCAAGAG TTCTCCATATAAGGTTGTTGTTACATCATCAGGGCCCTCAG ACAGAGAGGTCCTCCTACAGAAATTCTGCACTGATGTCACCGTCCAGCTCTCCAG AAAATTCCCTCTATACCCTCTCTCCtcactgcctccctcccttcccctctgcAGGTCCCTGAGGGTGGACGAAATCGAGAGCGAGATTCGGAATAAGCTGGCTGTCTTGGAGAGACGGGTGGAGG TGGAGAGCGGGAGGAGAGCCGAGATCGCCAAGTGTCAGGGGGAGATCGAGAGGCTGCGGGAAGAGCTTGCCAAGAG atccctctGGATTTGTGACTCCCCGTGTCCCCCTTCCAGCAGGAGGCTCATCCCTCGCCCTGATGTTCCCTCATATCCCAAG TACACCCTCTCTCCAGAGACCATCGAGGCACTGAAGAAGCCAACCTTCGACATCTGGCAGTGGGCTCCCAACGAG atgctgagttGTATCGAGTACATGTTCCACAGTCTGGGCCTGGTCAACCAGTTTAATATCAATGCCATCACTCTGAAGCGATGGCTA CTGAGCGTCCAGGAGAACTACAGGGAGAATCCgttccacaacttccgccactcCTTCTGCGTCACCCAGACGATGCATGGCATGATCCAACTGTGTGAGCTGCAG GCCCGGCTGAAACCCATCGAGATCTTGATCCTGATGACCTCCGCTGTCTGCCACGACCTGGATCACCCCGGGCTCAACAACAC ATACCATGTCAATGCTCAGACCGATCTGGCACGTCGCTACGGCAACCACTCCCCCCTGGAACAGCACCACTGCACCGTGGCCTTCCAGATACTCTCAGAGCCCAACTGTGACATCTTCGCTGGGACAGAGTCGGGAGTCTCGGAGGAGATCCGGAAG GGGATGACGGAGCTGATCTTGGCCACAGACATGGCGAGGCACGGGGACATCATGGATGCGTTTGCACAATGCCTCGACGTGTTCGACGACCAGAACCAGGAACACGTCCGACTG GGAGACCGGGAGAAGTCGGAGGGTTTACCAGTGTCGCCCTTCATGGACCGGGACCGGGTGTGGAAATCTCACACACAGAGCgcattcatcacttccaccctcATGCCCATGTTCGAGTCCTTGACCAAG CTCTTCCCCCAGCTGGAGGAGGTGATGCTGCAACCCCTCAGGCTGGCGAGGGATCGTTACCAGCAGCTCGGAGAGGGGGAGATGGCGAGACTGGAGGTGCCCTCGAAGCCCACCGTGGCATCAGTCTCCATCTGA
- the LOC140732473 gene encoding high affinity cGMP-specific 3',5'-cyclic phosphodiesterase 9A-like isoform X1 codes for MGSALSAALPKVIHLEVDGRIQKVIFSRLSSLSDVRDLLCAAAGLLRGGTLSLFDHKGSSVTIDPEMPANPKSSPYKVVVTSSGPSDREVLLQKFCTDVTVQLSRKFPLYPLSSLPPSLPLCRSLRVDEIESEIRNKLAVLERRVEVESGRRAEIAKCQGEIERLREELAKRSLWICDSPCPPSSRRLIPRPDVPSYPKYTLSPETIEALKKPTFDIWQWAPNEMLSCIEYMFHSLGLVNQFNINAITLKRWLLSVQENYRENPFHNFRHSFCVTQTMHGMIQLCELQARLKPIEILILMTSAVCHDLDHPGLNNTYHVNAQTDLARRYGNHSPLEQHHCTVAFQILSEPNCDIFAGTESGVSEEIRKGMTELILATDMARHGDIMDAFAQCLDVFDDQNQEHVRLLEQVLIKCCDTSNEVRPTQVSEPWLDCLLQEYFMQGDREKSEGLPVSPFMDRDRVWKSHTQSAFITSTLMPMFESLTKLFPQLEEVMLQPLRLARDRYQQLGEGEMARLEVPSKPTVASVSI; via the exons ATGGGATCTGCCCTTTCCGCAGCCCTGCCCAAAGTCATTCACCTGGAGGTGGATGGAAGGATTCAAAAG GTGATCTTCAGCCGcttatccagtctgtccgacgtCCGGGACCTCTTGTGTGCCGCTGCTGGGCTTCTCAG AGGGGGCACGCTGTCCTTGTTTGACCACAAGGGGTCGTCGGTGACCATTGATCCTGAGATGCCAGCCAATCCCAAGAG TTCTCCATATAAGGTTGTTGTTACATCATCAGGGCCCTCAG ACAGAGAGGTCCTCCTACAGAAATTCTGCACTGATGTCACCGTCCAGCTCTCCAG AAAATTCCCTCTATACCCTCTCTCCtcactgcctccctcccttcccctctgcAGGTCCCTGAGGGTGGACGAAATCGAGAGCGAGATTCGGAATAAGCTGGCTGTCTTGGAGAGACGGGTGGAGG TGGAGAGCGGGAGGAGAGCCGAGATCGCCAAGTGTCAGGGGGAGATCGAGAGGCTGCGGGAAGAGCTTGCCAAGAG atccctctGGATTTGTGACTCCCCGTGTCCCCCTTCCAGCAGGAGGCTCATCCCTCGCCCTGATGTTCCCTCATATCCCAAG TACACCCTCTCTCCAGAGACCATCGAGGCACTGAAGAAGCCAACCTTCGACATCTGGCAGTGGGCTCCCAACGAG atgctgagttGTATCGAGTACATGTTCCACAGTCTGGGCCTGGTCAACCAGTTTAATATCAATGCCATCACTCTGAAGCGATGGCTA CTGAGCGTCCAGGAGAACTACAGGGAGAATCCgttccacaacttccgccactcCTTCTGCGTCACCCAGACGATGCATGGCATGATCCAACTGTGTGAGCTGCAG GCCCGGCTGAAACCCATCGAGATCTTGATCCTGATGACCTCCGCTGTCTGCCACGACCTGGATCACCCCGGGCTCAACAACAC ATACCATGTCAATGCTCAGACCGATCTGGCACGTCGCTACGGCAACCACTCCCCCCTGGAACAGCACCACTGCACCGTGGCCTTCCAGATACTCTCAGAGCCCAACTGTGACATCTTCGCTGGGACAGAGTCGGGAGTCTCGGAGGAGATCCGGAAG GGGATGACGGAGCTGATCTTGGCCACAGACATGGCGAGGCACGGGGACATCATGGATGCGTTTGCACAATGCCTCGACGTGTTCGACGACCAGAACCAGGAACACGTCCGACTG CTGGAACAAGTACTGATCAAATGCTGTGACACCTCCAACGAGGTGCGGCCCACCCAGGTCTCTGAGCCCTGGCTCGACTGTTTGTTACAGGAGTACTTCATGCAG GGAGACCGGGAGAAGTCGGAGGGTTTACCAGTGTCGCCCTTCATGGACCGGGACCGGGTGTGGAAATCTCACACACAGAGCgcattcatcacttccaccctcATGCCCATGTTCGAGTCCTTGACCAAG CTCTTCCCCCAGCTGGAGGAGGTGATGCTGCAACCCCTCAGGCTGGCGAGGGATCGTTACCAGCAGCTCGGAGAGGGGGAGATGGCGAGACTGGAGGTGCCCTCGAAGCCCACCGTGGCATCAGTCTCCATCTGA
- the LOC140732473 gene encoding high affinity cGMP-specific 3',5'-cyclic phosphodiesterase 9A-like isoform X3 has translation MGSALSAALPKVIHLEVDGRIQKVIFSRLSSLSDVRDLLCAAAGLLRGGTLSLFDHKGSSVTIDPEMPANPKSSPYKVVVTSSGPSDREVLLQKFCTDVTVQLSRKFPLYPLSSLPPSLPLCRSLRVDEIESEIRNKLAVLERRVEVESGRRAEIAKCQGEIERLREELAKRSLWICDSPCPPSSRRLIPRPDVPSYPKYTLSPETIEALKKPTFDIWQWAPNELSVQENYRENPFHNFRHSFCVTQTMHGMIQLCELQARLKPIEILILMTSAVCHDLDHPGLNNTYHVNAQTDLARRYGNHSPLEQHHCTVAFQILSEPNCDIFAGTESGVSEEIRKGMTELILATDMARHGDIMDAFAQCLDVFDDQNQEHVRLLEQVLIKCCDTSNEVRPTQVSEPWLDCLLQEYFMQGDREKSEGLPVSPFMDRDRVWKSHTQSAFITSTLMPMFESLTKLFPQLEEVMLQPLRLARDRYQQLGEGEMARLEVPSKPTVASVSI, from the exons ATGGGATCTGCCCTTTCCGCAGCCCTGCCCAAAGTCATTCACCTGGAGGTGGATGGAAGGATTCAAAAG GTGATCTTCAGCCGcttatccagtctgtccgacgtCCGGGACCTCTTGTGTGCCGCTGCTGGGCTTCTCAG AGGGGGCACGCTGTCCTTGTTTGACCACAAGGGGTCGTCGGTGACCATTGATCCTGAGATGCCAGCCAATCCCAAGAG TTCTCCATATAAGGTTGTTGTTACATCATCAGGGCCCTCAG ACAGAGAGGTCCTCCTACAGAAATTCTGCACTGATGTCACCGTCCAGCTCTCCAG AAAATTCCCTCTATACCCTCTCTCCtcactgcctccctcccttcccctctgcAGGTCCCTGAGGGTGGACGAAATCGAGAGCGAGATTCGGAATAAGCTGGCTGTCTTGGAGAGACGGGTGGAGG TGGAGAGCGGGAGGAGAGCCGAGATCGCCAAGTGTCAGGGGGAGATCGAGAGGCTGCGGGAAGAGCTTGCCAAGAG atccctctGGATTTGTGACTCCCCGTGTCCCCCTTCCAGCAGGAGGCTCATCCCTCGCCCTGATGTTCCCTCATATCCCAAG TACACCCTCTCTCCAGAGACCATCGAGGCACTGAAGAAGCCAACCTTCGACATCTGGCAGTGGGCTCCCAACGAG CTGAGCGTCCAGGAGAACTACAGGGAGAATCCgttccacaacttccgccactcCTTCTGCGTCACCCAGACGATGCATGGCATGATCCAACTGTGTGAGCTGCAG GCCCGGCTGAAACCCATCGAGATCTTGATCCTGATGACCTCCGCTGTCTGCCACGACCTGGATCACCCCGGGCTCAACAACAC ATACCATGTCAATGCTCAGACCGATCTGGCACGTCGCTACGGCAACCACTCCCCCCTGGAACAGCACCACTGCACCGTGGCCTTCCAGATACTCTCAGAGCCCAACTGTGACATCTTCGCTGGGACAGAGTCGGGAGTCTCGGAGGAGATCCGGAAG GGGATGACGGAGCTGATCTTGGCCACAGACATGGCGAGGCACGGGGACATCATGGATGCGTTTGCACAATGCCTCGACGTGTTCGACGACCAGAACCAGGAACACGTCCGACTG CTGGAACAAGTACTGATCAAATGCTGTGACACCTCCAACGAGGTGCGGCCCACCCAGGTCTCTGAGCCCTGGCTCGACTGTTTGTTACAGGAGTACTTCATGCAG GGAGACCGGGAGAAGTCGGAGGGTTTACCAGTGTCGCCCTTCATGGACCGGGACCGGGTGTGGAAATCTCACACACAGAGCgcattcatcacttccaccctcATGCCCATGTTCGAGTCCTTGACCAAG CTCTTCCCCCAGCTGGAGGAGGTGATGCTGCAACCCCTCAGGCTGGCGAGGGATCGTTACCAGCAGCTCGGAGAGGGGGAGATGGCGAGACTGGAGGTGCCCTCGAAGCCCACCGTGGCATCAGTCTCCATCTGA
- the LOC140732473 gene encoding high affinity cGMP-specific 3',5'-cyclic phosphodiesterase 9A-like isoform X2 gives MGSALSAALPKVIHLEVDGRIQKVIFSRLSSLSDVRDLLCAAAGLLRGGTLSLFDHKGSSVTIDPEMPANPKSSPYKVVVTSSGPSDREVLLQKFCTDVTVQLSRSLRVDEIESEIRNKLAVLERRVEVESGRRAEIAKCQGEIERLREELAKRSLWICDSPCPPSSRRLIPRPDVPSYPKYTLSPETIEALKKPTFDIWQWAPNEMLSCIEYMFHSLGLVNQFNINAITLKRWLLSVQENYRENPFHNFRHSFCVTQTMHGMIQLCELQARLKPIEILILMTSAVCHDLDHPGLNNTYHVNAQTDLARRYGNHSPLEQHHCTVAFQILSEPNCDIFAGTESGVSEEIRKGMTELILATDMARHGDIMDAFAQCLDVFDDQNQEHVRLLEQVLIKCCDTSNEVRPTQVSEPWLDCLLQEYFMQGDREKSEGLPVSPFMDRDRVWKSHTQSAFITSTLMPMFESLTKLFPQLEEVMLQPLRLARDRYQQLGEGEMARLEVPSKPTVASVSI, from the exons ATGGGATCTGCCCTTTCCGCAGCCCTGCCCAAAGTCATTCACCTGGAGGTGGATGGAAGGATTCAAAAG GTGATCTTCAGCCGcttatccagtctgtccgacgtCCGGGACCTCTTGTGTGCCGCTGCTGGGCTTCTCAG AGGGGGCACGCTGTCCTTGTTTGACCACAAGGGGTCGTCGGTGACCATTGATCCTGAGATGCCAGCCAATCCCAAGAG TTCTCCATATAAGGTTGTTGTTACATCATCAGGGCCCTCAG ACAGAGAGGTCCTCCTACAGAAATTCTGCACTGATGTCACCGTCCAGCTCTCCAG GTCCCTGAGGGTGGACGAAATCGAGAGCGAGATTCGGAATAAGCTGGCTGTCTTGGAGAGACGGGTGGAGG TGGAGAGCGGGAGGAGAGCCGAGATCGCCAAGTGTCAGGGGGAGATCGAGAGGCTGCGGGAAGAGCTTGCCAAGAG atccctctGGATTTGTGACTCCCCGTGTCCCCCTTCCAGCAGGAGGCTCATCCCTCGCCCTGATGTTCCCTCATATCCCAAG TACACCCTCTCTCCAGAGACCATCGAGGCACTGAAGAAGCCAACCTTCGACATCTGGCAGTGGGCTCCCAACGAG atgctgagttGTATCGAGTACATGTTCCACAGTCTGGGCCTGGTCAACCAGTTTAATATCAATGCCATCACTCTGAAGCGATGGCTA CTGAGCGTCCAGGAGAACTACAGGGAGAATCCgttccacaacttccgccactcCTTCTGCGTCACCCAGACGATGCATGGCATGATCCAACTGTGTGAGCTGCAG GCCCGGCTGAAACCCATCGAGATCTTGATCCTGATGACCTCCGCTGTCTGCCACGACCTGGATCACCCCGGGCTCAACAACAC ATACCATGTCAATGCTCAGACCGATCTGGCACGTCGCTACGGCAACCACTCCCCCCTGGAACAGCACCACTGCACCGTGGCCTTCCAGATACTCTCAGAGCCCAACTGTGACATCTTCGCTGGGACAGAGTCGGGAGTCTCGGAGGAGATCCGGAAG GGGATGACGGAGCTGATCTTGGCCACAGACATGGCGAGGCACGGGGACATCATGGATGCGTTTGCACAATGCCTCGACGTGTTCGACGACCAGAACCAGGAACACGTCCGACTG CTGGAACAAGTACTGATCAAATGCTGTGACACCTCCAACGAGGTGCGGCCCACCCAGGTCTCTGAGCCCTGGCTCGACTGTTTGTTACAGGAGTACTTCATGCAG GGAGACCGGGAGAAGTCGGAGGGTTTACCAGTGTCGCCCTTCATGGACCGGGACCGGGTGTGGAAATCTCACACACAGAGCgcattcatcacttccaccctcATGCCCATGTTCGAGTCCTTGACCAAG CTCTTCCCCCAGCTGGAGGAGGTGATGCTGCAACCCCTCAGGCTGGCGAGGGATCGTTACCAGCAGCTCGGAGAGGGGGAGATGGCGAGACTGGAGGTGCCCTCGAAGCCCACCGTGGCATCAGTCTCCATCTGA
- the LOC140732473 gene encoding high affinity cGMP-specific 3',5'-cyclic phosphodiesterase 9A-like isoform X7, with protein sequence MEGFKRSLRVDEIESEIRNKLAVLERRVEVESGRRAEIAKCQGEIERLREELAKRSLWICDSPCPPSSRRLIPRPDVPSYPKYTLSPETIEALKKPTFDIWQWAPNEMLSCIEYMFHSLGLVNQFNINAITLKRWLLSVQENYRENPFHNFRHSFCVTQTMHGMIQLCELQARLKPIEILILMTSAVCHDLDHPGLNNTYHVNAQTDLARRYGNHSPLEQHHCTVAFQILSEPNCDIFAGTESGVSEEIRKGMTELILATDMARHGDIMDAFAQCLDVFDDQNQEHVRLLEQVLIKCCDTSNEVRPTQVSEPWLDCLLQEYFMQGDREKSEGLPVSPFMDRDRVWKSHTQSAFITSTLMPMFESLTKLFPQLEEVMLQPLRLARDRYQQLGEGEMARLEVPSKPTVASVSI encoded by the exons ATGGAAGGATTCAAAAG GTCCCTGAGGGTGGACGAAATCGAGAGCGAGATTCGGAATAAGCTGGCTGTCTTGGAGAGACGGGTGGAGG TGGAGAGCGGGAGGAGAGCCGAGATCGCCAAGTGTCAGGGGGAGATCGAGAGGCTGCGGGAAGAGCTTGCCAAGAG atccctctGGATTTGTGACTCCCCGTGTCCCCCTTCCAGCAGGAGGCTCATCCCTCGCCCTGATGTTCCCTCATATCCCAAG TACACCCTCTCTCCAGAGACCATCGAGGCACTGAAGAAGCCAACCTTCGACATCTGGCAGTGGGCTCCCAACGAG atgctgagttGTATCGAGTACATGTTCCACAGTCTGGGCCTGGTCAACCAGTTTAATATCAATGCCATCACTCTGAAGCGATGGCTA CTGAGCGTCCAGGAGAACTACAGGGAGAATCCgttccacaacttccgccactcCTTCTGCGTCACCCAGACGATGCATGGCATGATCCAACTGTGTGAGCTGCAG GCCCGGCTGAAACCCATCGAGATCTTGATCCTGATGACCTCCGCTGTCTGCCACGACCTGGATCACCCCGGGCTCAACAACAC ATACCATGTCAATGCTCAGACCGATCTGGCACGTCGCTACGGCAACCACTCCCCCCTGGAACAGCACCACTGCACCGTGGCCTTCCAGATACTCTCAGAGCCCAACTGTGACATCTTCGCTGGGACAGAGTCGGGAGTCTCGGAGGAGATCCGGAAG GGGATGACGGAGCTGATCTTGGCCACAGACATGGCGAGGCACGGGGACATCATGGATGCGTTTGCACAATGCCTCGACGTGTTCGACGACCAGAACCAGGAACACGTCCGACTG CTGGAACAAGTACTGATCAAATGCTGTGACACCTCCAACGAGGTGCGGCCCACCCAGGTCTCTGAGCCCTGGCTCGACTGTTTGTTACAGGAGTACTTCATGCAG GGAGACCGGGAGAAGTCGGAGGGTTTACCAGTGTCGCCCTTCATGGACCGGGACCGGGTGTGGAAATCTCACACACAGAGCgcattcatcacttccaccctcATGCCCATGTTCGAGTCCTTGACCAAG CTCTTCCCCCAGCTGGAGGAGGTGATGCTGCAACCCCTCAGGCTGGCGAGGGATCGTTACCAGCAGCTCGGAGAGGGGGAGATGGCGAGACTGGAGGTGCCCTCGAAGCCCACCGTGGCATCAGTCTCCATCTGA
- the LOC140732473 gene encoding high affinity cGMP-specific 3',5'-cyclic phosphodiesterase 9A-like isoform X6, translating to MPANPKSSPYKVVVTSSGPSDREVLLQKFCTDVTVQLSRKFPLYPLSSLPPSLPLCRSLRVDEIESEIRNKLAVLERRVEVESGRRAEIAKCQGEIERLREELAKRSLWICDSPCPPSSRRLIPRPDVPSYPKYTLSPETIEALKKPTFDIWQWAPNEMLSCIEYMFHSLGLVNQFNINAITLKRWLLSVQENYRENPFHNFRHSFCVTQTMHGMIQLCELQARLKPIEILILMTSAVCHDLDHPGLNNTYHVNAQTDLARRYGNHSPLEQHHCTVAFQILSEPNCDIFAGTESGVSEEIRKGMTELILATDMARHGDIMDAFAQCLDVFDDQNQEHVRLLEQVLIKCCDTSNEVRPTQVSEPWLDCLLQEYFMQGDREKSEGLPVSPFMDRDRVWKSHTQSAFITSTLMPMFESLTKLFPQLEEVMLQPLRLARDRYQQLGEGEMARLEVPSKPTVASVSI from the exons ATGCCAGCCAATCCCAAGAG TTCTCCATATAAGGTTGTTGTTACATCATCAGGGCCCTCAG ACAGAGAGGTCCTCCTACAGAAATTCTGCACTGATGTCACCGTCCAGCTCTCCAG AAAATTCCCTCTATACCCTCTCTCCtcactgcctccctcccttcccctctgcAGGTCCCTGAGGGTGGACGAAATCGAGAGCGAGATTCGGAATAAGCTGGCTGTCTTGGAGAGACGGGTGGAGG TGGAGAGCGGGAGGAGAGCCGAGATCGCCAAGTGTCAGGGGGAGATCGAGAGGCTGCGGGAAGAGCTTGCCAAGAG atccctctGGATTTGTGACTCCCCGTGTCCCCCTTCCAGCAGGAGGCTCATCCCTCGCCCTGATGTTCCCTCATATCCCAAG TACACCCTCTCTCCAGAGACCATCGAGGCACTGAAGAAGCCAACCTTCGACATCTGGCAGTGGGCTCCCAACGAG atgctgagttGTATCGAGTACATGTTCCACAGTCTGGGCCTGGTCAACCAGTTTAATATCAATGCCATCACTCTGAAGCGATGGCTA CTGAGCGTCCAGGAGAACTACAGGGAGAATCCgttccacaacttccgccactcCTTCTGCGTCACCCAGACGATGCATGGCATGATCCAACTGTGTGAGCTGCAG GCCCGGCTGAAACCCATCGAGATCTTGATCCTGATGACCTCCGCTGTCTGCCACGACCTGGATCACCCCGGGCTCAACAACAC ATACCATGTCAATGCTCAGACCGATCTGGCACGTCGCTACGGCAACCACTCCCCCCTGGAACAGCACCACTGCACCGTGGCCTTCCAGATACTCTCAGAGCCCAACTGTGACATCTTCGCTGGGACAGAGTCGGGAGTCTCGGAGGAGATCCGGAAG GGGATGACGGAGCTGATCTTGGCCACAGACATGGCGAGGCACGGGGACATCATGGATGCGTTTGCACAATGCCTCGACGTGTTCGACGACCAGAACCAGGAACACGTCCGACTG CTGGAACAAGTACTGATCAAATGCTGTGACACCTCCAACGAGGTGCGGCCCACCCAGGTCTCTGAGCCCTGGCTCGACTGTTTGTTACAGGAGTACTTCATGCAG GGAGACCGGGAGAAGTCGGAGGGTTTACCAGTGTCGCCCTTCATGGACCGGGACCGGGTGTGGAAATCTCACACACAGAGCgcattcatcacttccaccctcATGCCCATGTTCGAGTCCTTGACCAAG CTCTTCCCCCAGCTGGAGGAGGTGATGCTGCAACCCCTCAGGCTGGCGAGGGATCGTTACCAGCAGCTCGGAGAGGGGGAGATGGCGAGACTGGAGGTGCCCTCGAAGCCCACCGTGGCATCAGTCTCCATCTGA